One segment of Spiroplasma cantharicola DNA contains the following:
- a CDS encoding DegV family protein — translation MKIGILVDSSTGFIPEEHNSKLIRVIPLHLIVNNKDDYLDTPKVIKDNDLMKILAGNNRTTTSQASPGELMEKYDEMLKEFDHIIHMTIPSNLSGMHQTAVMLANDDNYKGKVTIIKHFLAANCVQLLALKFEEMIMDGINDISKFQEETDKWTKDTWIAIIPSDLKKFAEGGRANSLLIAILKFMKTKVSIQWLEKPKKIGMGRTYKAVLDKMTTALKKEMKNEYELLLVSLEEINHKIIEQIRNYLSENKLEFKEDKVPTVFPWHAGIDTIALIAIKKTLLPKKIK, via the coding sequence ATGAAAATAGGAATATTAGTAGATAGTTCTACTGGTTTCATTCCAGAAGAACATAATTCAAAACTTATAAGGGTAATACCATTGCATTTAATTGTTAATAATAAAGACGACTATTTGGATACACCAAAAGTTATTAAAGATAACGACTTGATGAAAATTCTTGCAGGAAATAATCGTACTACAACAAGTCAAGCCTCACCTGGTGAGCTAATGGAAAAATATGATGAAATGTTAAAAGAATTTGATCATATAATTCATATGACAATTCCTTCAAATTTATCAGGTATGCATCAAACAGCTGTAATGTTAGCAAATGATGACAATTATAAAGGAAAAGTTACAATTATTAAGCATTTCCTAGCAGCTAATTGTGTACAGTTATTAGCATTAAAGTTTGAAGAAATGATAATGGATGGTATTAATGATATTTCGAAATTTCAAGAAGAAACAGATAAATGAACTAAGGACACTTGAATTGCAATTATACCAAGTGATCTAAAAAAATTTGCCGAAGGTGGTCGTGCTAATTCACTTTTAATAGCAATTCTTAAATTTATGAAGACGAAAGTTTCAATTCAATGATTAGAAAAACCAAAAAAAATTGGTATGGGAAGAACATATAAAGCAGTTTTAGATAAAATGACTACAGCTTTAAAAAAAGAAATGAAAAATGAATATGAGCTACTTCTTGTATCATTAGAAGAAATAAATCATAAAATAATTGAACAAATCAGAAATTATCTATCAGAAAATAAATTGGAATTTAAAGAAGATAAAGTACCTACTGTTTTTCCTTGACATGCAGGTATTGATACAATAGCACTTATAGCAATTAAAAAAACATTACTACCTAAAAAAATAAAATAA
- a CDS encoding DegV family protein encodes MKIAVITDSSCGINDISSIKDLYLVPLMITKEDGEQIADDELFKANDFYNLNDSQLLKTSQSIPGIMMEKWDELLKDYDQVVCLLLSKGLSGQFNTCKMLSNEDNYKGKVFVVDTNGVSIILKKQVHWVLQLIKEGKNGQEISDIIEKANKDFRVFIIPKSLTQLVRGGRISKAAAGLAKFLKITPILKYNGEIDKHGKTRTFKKAIEESLTGLKHFSNKDTIDISYSRVDEETLNMVKETVIKFGFKIGFLDEMPNTITCHTGRETFALGIWL; translated from the coding sequence ATGAAAATAGCTGTAATTACTGACTCATCGTGTGGAATTAATGATATAAGCAGTATTAAAGACCTGTATTTAGTTCCTTTAATGATTACTAAAGAAGATGGAGAACAAATAGCTGATGATGAATTATTTAAAGCAAATGACTTTTATAATTTAAATGATTCACAACTTTTAAAAACTTCACAATCAATTCCAGGTATTATGATGGAAAAATGAGATGAATTATTAAAAGATTATGACCAAGTTGTTTGTTTATTACTTTCAAAAGGTCTTTCAGGACAATTTAATACTTGCAAAATGTTATCAAATGAAGATAACTACAAGGGAAAAGTATTTGTAGTTGATACAAATGGTGTAAGTATAATCTTAAAAAAACAAGTTCATTGAGTTTTACAATTAATTAAAGAAGGAAAAAATGGACAAGAGATATCTGATATAATTGAAAAAGCAAATAAAGACTTTAGAGTATTTATTATTCCTAAATCATTAACTCAATTAGTTCGTGGTGGAAGAATAAGCAAAGCTGCCGCAGGGCTTGCTAAGTTTTTAAAAATTACTCCAATATTAAAATATAATGGAGAAATCGATAAACATGGAAAAACTAGAACTTTTAAAAAAGCAATTGAAGAATCATTAACAGGACTAAAACACTTTAGTAATAAAGACACAATTGATATTTCATATTCAAGAGTTGATGAAGAAACTCTAAATATGGTAAAAGAAACAGTAATAAAATTTGGATTTAAAATTGGATTTTTAGATGAAATGCCTAATACTATTACTTGTCATACAGGTAGAGAGACATTTGCATTAGGAATTTGACTATAA
- a CDS encoding acyl carrier protein: protein MNYFEEIKKALSNKGAKGTITNNTEFKSMGLDSLDLMDMIVTLEDKLNITVSDEDLLNIKKVSDLLEIIEKLKK from the coding sequence ATGAATTATTTTGAAGAAATTAAAAAGGCACTTTCAAATAAGGGTGCAAAAGGTACAATTACAAATAACACAGAATTCAAATCAATGGGTCTAGATTCACTTGATTTAATGGATATGATTGTTACTTTAGAAGATAAATTAAATATTACTGTTTCAGATGAAGACTTATTAAATATTAAAAAAGTAAGTGACCTATTAGAAATAATTGAGAAATTAAAAAAATAA
- a CDS encoding Fur family transcriptional regulator yields MENKLNEYLKLFKSKKIKLTDVRLSMLNIIISKKHFTINEVISMVEKDLGSVNVMSIYNNIDLFLELHLLFANTINGKQIIYEAISPQLMHIFCDNCGSLEDLESPSLASELFLRFSEILTNKDMSLEHFKLELHGICKNCK; encoded by the coding sequence ATGGAAAATAAATTAAATGAATATTTAAAACTTTTTAAAAGTAAAAAAATTAAGCTTACAGATGTAAGATTATCTATGTTAAATATTATAATTTCAAAAAAGCACTTTACAATTAATGAGGTTATTTCTATGGTTGAAAAAGATCTAGGCTCTGTTAATGTAATGTCAATTTATAATAATATAGACTTATTCTTGGAATTGCATTTATTATTTGCAAACACTATTAATGGTAAGCAAATAATTTATGAAGCTATTTCACCACAACTTATGCATATTTTTTGTGATAATTGTGGGAGTTTAGAAGATTTAGAAAGTCCTTCATTGGCAAGTGAATTATTTTTGAGATTTTCTGAGATATTAACTAATAAAGATATGAGCTTAGAACATTTTAAATTAGAGCTGCATGGAATTTGTAAAAATTGTAAATAA